Proteins co-encoded in one Longimicrobium sp. genomic window:
- the arsN2 gene encoding arsenic resistance N-acetyltransferase ArsN2, translating into MSVETIDTGARIGPAAASDLDGVAALLAEGRLPPAGIEEHFPAGFLVARDEAGAIVGTAGVEVYGGVGLLRSVAVAERARGRGLGERLTRAAMELAAGRGVRDLYLLTTSAEEYFPRLGFARVAREEMPAELARSEQMRGACPATAVGMRRALEPAVHS; encoded by the coding sequence ATGAGCGTCGAGACTATCGACACCGGGGCGCGGATCGGGCCCGCGGCGGCATCCGACCTGGACGGCGTGGCCGCGCTGCTGGCGGAGGGGCGCCTCCCCCCGGCGGGGATCGAGGAGCACTTCCCGGCCGGCTTCCTGGTCGCCCGCGACGAGGCGGGGGCGATCGTCGGCACGGCGGGGGTGGAGGTGTACGGCGGCGTGGGCCTGCTGCGCTCGGTGGCCGTGGCCGAGCGGGCGCGCGGGCGGGGGCTGGGCGAGCGGCTCACCCGCGCGGCGATGGAGCTGGCCGCAGGGCGCGGCGTGCGCGACCTGTACCTGCTCACCACCTCGGCCGAGGAGTACTTCCCGCGCCTCGGCTTCGCGCGCGTGGCCCGCGAGGAGATGCCGGCCGAGCTCGCCCGCTCCGAGCAGATGCGCGGCGCCTGCCCCGCGACGGCGGTCGGGATGCGCCGCGCGCTGGAGCCCGCCGTCCACAGCTGA
- a CDS encoding DUF2911 domain-containing protein: MVRLSTLRGVLPLAAALAGAAASPAAAQPGQAPLSPRDTVHFDAGGGRHVFIDYGRPSMRGRRIMGGLVPFGQVWRTGANAATTLVTDVDLQIGAARVPRGTYTLYTIPSQGGWTLIVNRQTGQWGTQYDRARDLVRIPMRVATLPRPVEQFAILLQRGQGGAHTLALQWERTRAYVPFRVAQPARGSRR; this comes from the coding sequence GTGGTCCGTCTCTCCACCCTGCGCGGCGTGCTGCCGCTGGCCGCGGCGCTGGCCGGCGCGGCCGCGTCTCCCGCGGCTGCCCAGCCCGGGCAGGCCCCCCTGAGCCCGCGCGACACCGTGCACTTCGACGCGGGCGGCGGGCGGCACGTCTTCATCGACTACGGCCGCCCGTCGATGCGCGGGCGCCGGATCATGGGCGGCCTGGTGCCGTTCGGGCAGGTGTGGCGCACGGGCGCCAACGCCGCCACCACGCTGGTGACCGACGTGGACCTGCAGATCGGCGCGGCGCGCGTGCCGCGCGGCACCTACACCCTCTACACCATCCCCAGCCAGGGCGGGTGGACGCTGATCGTCAACCGGCAGACGGGGCAGTGGGGGACGCAGTACGACCGCGCCCGCGACCTGGTGCGCATCCCCATGCGCGTGGCCACGCTCCCGCGGCCGGTGGAGCAGTTCGCCATCCTGCTCCAGCGCGGGCAGGGCGGCGCGCACACGCTGGCGCTGCAGTGGGAGCGCACGCGCGCCTACGTGCCGTTCCGCGTGGCGCAGCCGGCCCGCGGCTCGCGCCGATGA
- the pdxH gene encoding pyridoxamine 5'-phosphate oxidase: MSEAGVRPATAAADVELAEPFRRFGELLERAVAGGLPEPTAMALATATAEGRPSVRMVLLKGHDERGFVFYTNLESRKARELRENPYAALCFHWVAMGVQVRVEGRVEPVSDAEADAYYASRPRGSRIGAWASKQSAPLAEYADLVRRVEELEARYGEGEIPRPPFWSGFRLVPGRIEFWFGRPSRLHERELYTLADGDPPRWTKELLYP, encoded by the coding sequence ATGAGCGAAGCCGGCGTCCGGCCCGCCACGGCCGCGGCGGACGTGGAACTCGCCGAGCCGTTCCGCCGCTTCGGCGAGCTGCTGGAGCGCGCGGTGGCGGGCGGCCTCCCCGAGCCCACGGCGATGGCGCTCGCCACCGCCACGGCCGAGGGGCGCCCGTCGGTGCGCATGGTGCTGCTCAAGGGGCACGACGAACGGGGCTTCGTCTTCTACACCAACCTGGAGAGCCGCAAGGCGCGCGAGCTGCGCGAGAACCCGTACGCGGCGCTCTGCTTCCACTGGGTGGCGATGGGGGTGCAGGTCCGCGTGGAGGGCCGCGTGGAGCCGGTGAGCGACGCCGAGGCCGACGCCTACTACGCCAGCCGTCCGCGCGGCAGCCGCATCGGCGCGTGGGCGTCCAAGCAGAGCGCGCCGCTGGCCGAGTACGCCGACCTGGTGCGGCGGGTGGAGGAGCTGGAGGCGCGCTACGGCGAGGGCGAGATCCCGCGCCCGCCGTTCTGGTCGGGCTTCCGGCTGGTCCCCGGGCGCATCGAGTTCTGGTTCGGCCGCCCCAGCCGCCTGCACGAGCGCGAGCTGTACACGCTGGCCGACGGCGACCCGCCGCGCTGGACGAAGGAGCTGCTCTACCCCTAG